The genomic region CGGCCGGGCTCGGGGGCCTTGCGCAGGGTTTCCACGCGGGGGCCGATGCTCTTCCACAGCTGGCGCAGGTCGTACACGGCCCAGATGGCTTCGCCGAAGGCTTCCACGCGCGCCTGGCTGGTGCTGGGGGGGCCGTCTTCGTTGTACATGCAGACCGCGGGCTTGCCGGTATCGTCCTCGGTCAGGGCCACGATGCTGTCGAGGGCGTCGTCCAGCCAGCGGGCGGCTTCCTTGTCGCGGGGGGCAGCCCAGTCTTCGGGCCAGTTTTCCACGGCGAACATGAAGCCCAGCGCCCACACCTGACCGAAGGAGGGGATCTCCTGCCCTTCCATTTCAGCGCGCTCTGCTTCGGGCAGGCTGGCCACTGCGCCGCGCATGTCCATGGCTTCGGGCTGGAAGGTGCGCTCGTCGTCCAGCGTCTTCACATCGGTATCGAGCTGGCTCACCACTTCGTTCCAGCGGCGCATCCACAGCTCGATGAAACGGGCCTGCTGGTCTGCGCTGGCAAAGGCGGGCAGCACGGGCAGGGGTTCGCCCTCGGCCACATCCAGCGCAGCGCCGTCGCCCAGCAGCATGGGCAGGTATTCGGCAGGCGGGATAGGGCGGCGGCTGCAGATCAGCGCAGTCATGAAGCCATCGCAGAACTCCCACTGCGGGATTTCTTCGCCGCGCGTGCGCAGGTCGTCGAGCAGGTTGTCCAGCTCCTCCAGCTCTTCAGGGCCCAGGCCGGTGACGGGGTTCTGGGGGGTGTTGTCGGCAGACAGGTTGCCGGTATCGGTGGGGGTCATGGAGGGGCTCCGGTAGAGGGCGCGGGCGGGCGGTAATGCTCTTATGATGCCTGGGGCCGGTCTGCAGTCCAAGGCCTGCAACGCCTGAAGGCAAGAGCCTGGCGGGGCTGCAACCCGGCAGGCATGCGCCGCGCCAAGGCGGCGAGTGTAGCCGCCGCCAGCCAACCCCTTTCAGTCCACCC from Acidovorax sp. DW039 harbors:
- a CDS encoding UPF0149 family protein translates to MTPTDTGNLSADNTPQNPVTGLGPEELEELDNLLDDLRTRGEEIPQWEFCDGFMTALICSRRPIPPAEYLPMLLGDGAALDVAEGEPLPVLPAFASADQQARFIELWMRRWNEVVSQLDTDVKTLDDERTFQPEAMDMRGAVASLPEAERAEMEGQEIPSFGQVWALGFMFAVENWPEDWAAPRDKEAARWLDDALDSIVALTEDDTGKPAVCMYNEDGPPSTSQARVEAFGEAIWAVYDLRQLWKSIGPRVETLRKAPEPGRNDPCHCGSGKKYKKCHGA